The following proteins come from a genomic window of Rutidosis leptorrhynchoides isolate AG116_Rl617_1_P2 chromosome 10, CSIRO_AGI_Rlap_v1, whole genome shotgun sequence:
- the LOC139872895 gene encoding uncharacterized protein, which translates to MQNDEVIWQVLRHKHCSYMSKITGGIFCRNPYNLTGVCNRSSCPLANSRYATIRDHDGVFYLYMKTIERAHMPNKLWERIKLPRNYEKALEIIDKNLMYWPKFLVHKTKQRLTKMTQMRIRMRKLALKTREKVMTTPRKEKKRELRREEKAERAAVLEKNIEKELLERVQKGMYGDIYNFNTEAYIKFLDRHENDLVEQKNQEMENEDEIEPEIEYVEGDYEDEDEIEDFDGLPTEEGSDDDDDNEDDDEEDDDDDDDDDDDDDDEVVVHRKRGRPDSKYALKKKEKDAKKKKGVHVEVEYEGTDRKQKAII; encoded by the exons ATGCAGAATGATGAAGTTATATGGCAAGTTCTCAGGCATAAGCACTGCAGTTATATGTCCAA AATTACAGGTGGGATATTTTGTCGGAACCCTTACAATTTGACTGGAGTTTGTAATCGAAGCTCATGTCCACTCGCTAATAGCCGTTATGCTACAATTCGTGATCATGATG GGGTCTTTTACTTGTATATGAAAACTATAGAGAGAGCTCATATGCCAAACAAGTTGTGGGAAAGAATAAAGTTGCCTCGCAATTATGAAAAGGCACTTGAAATTATTGACAAAAATTTG ATGTACTGGCCAAAGTTTCTCGTGCACAAGACAAAACAAAGGTTGACTAAAATGACACAGATGCGGATACGCATGAGGAAACTTGCGCTCAAAACAAG GGAGAAAGTAATGACAACTCCTagaaaagaaaagaagagagaatTGAGAAGAGAAGAAAAAGCAGAACGAGCAGCCGTTTTGGAAAAG AATATTGAAAAGGAATTGCTTGAGCGTGTGCAGAAAGGGATGTATGgtgatatttataattttaatacagAAGCGTACATTAAATTTCTTGATCGTCATGAGAATGATCTTGTTGAGCAAAAAAACCAAGAAATGGAAAATGAAGATGAGATAGAA CCGGAAATTGAATACGTTGAAGGTGattatgaagatgaagatgaaattGAGGATTTTGATGGTCTTCCAACTGAAGAAGGCTCagacgatgatgatgata atgaagatgatgatgaagaagatgatgatgatgatgatgatgatgacgacgacgatgatgatgaagtGGTGGTGCACCGGAAAAGGGGAAGACCAGATTCCAAATACGCTCTTAAGAAAAAGGAGAAAGATGCTAAGAAGAAGAAAGGAGTACATGTTGAG GTTGAATACGAAGGAACGGATAGGAAGCAGAAGGCTATTATATGA